The Cellulomonas sp. P24 genome contains a region encoding:
- a CDS encoding DUF4118 domain-containing protein — MATDDATGGSTRVGGLPLPDAGLSPARRWSGLAIALVGLPLLTWVLVGQDLALGSVLLLYVLADVVVAAVGGLWPGILAAAASLFAANWFLTPPYHTLAVENRDSIVELVVFAVVAIIVSLTVEVAARDRGRAARSGVEARLLSRFAARPAAELSLTQVLENVRTTFGMTSAALVRSTPAGDGAVIARVGPPEASPASIRVPAGGELVLVAHGPTLFAEDRRVLERLAAAAARAWEAQRLAAQADELTQTDRVRSALLAAVGHDLRTPLAGIKAAVSSLRQDDIAWSPEEQDELLATIEESSDRLTDLIANLLDMSRLQAGRVTVQLTAVALDEVVSRAVLDTPTSAIVMEIPDTLPLVEADPGLLERAVANLVDNARRHSPAGRPVVLGASVSGGRVHLHVVDHGSGVAPESWGSMFAPFQRLDDRTDGAGVGLGLAIVKGFCDAMGVTVTPRTTAGGGLTMTLEIPLALETPVHP; from the coding sequence ATGGCGACAGACGACGCGACCGGCGGCTCGACTCGCGTCGGCGGTCTCCCGCTGCCCGACGCGGGGCTCTCGCCGGCGCGGCGCTGGTCGGGGCTGGCGATCGCCCTCGTCGGTCTGCCCCTGCTGACCTGGGTGCTGGTCGGGCAGGACCTCGCGCTCGGGAGCGTGCTCCTGCTGTACGTGCTGGCCGACGTCGTCGTGGCCGCTGTCGGCGGGCTGTGGCCGGGGATCCTCGCGGCGGCCGCGTCGTTGTTCGCGGCGAACTGGTTCCTGACGCCGCCGTACCACACGCTCGCGGTCGAGAACCGCGACAGCATCGTCGAGCTCGTGGTGTTCGCCGTCGTGGCGATCATCGTCAGCCTCACGGTCGAGGTCGCGGCCCGGGACCGTGGACGTGCCGCTCGGAGCGGCGTCGAGGCGCGCCTGCTGTCGCGGTTCGCGGCCCGGCCCGCCGCCGAGCTGAGCCTCACGCAGGTCCTCGAGAACGTCCGCACGACGTTCGGCATGACGTCCGCGGCCCTCGTCCGGTCCACGCCCGCCGGTGACGGTGCCGTCATCGCGCGCGTCGGCCCGCCCGAGGCCAGCCCCGCGAGCATCCGCGTCCCGGCCGGTGGCGAGCTCGTGCTCGTCGCCCACGGCCCGACGCTGTTCGCCGAGGACCGACGCGTGCTCGAACGCCTGGCCGCAGCGGCCGCCCGGGCCTGGGAGGCCCAACGGCTCGCGGCGCAGGCCGACGAGCTGACCCAGACCGACCGGGTCCGCTCCGCGCTGCTCGCCGCCGTCGGCCACGACCTCCGGACTCCGCTCGCGGGCATCAAGGCCGCCGTGAGCAGCCTGCGTCAGGACGACATCGCGTGGTCCCCCGAGGAGCAGGACGAGCTGCTCGCCACGATCGAGGAGTCGTCCGACCGGCTCACGGACCTGATCGCGAACCTGCTCGACATGAGCCGGCTCCAGGCGGGCCGGGTCACGGTGCAGCTCACCGCCGTCGCCCTCGACGAGGTTGTCTCGCGTGCGGTGCTCGACACCCCGACCAGCGCGATCGTCATGGAGATCCCCGACACCCTGCCGCTCGTCGAGGCCGACCCGGGCCTGCTCGAGCGCGCGGTCGCGAACCTCGTCGACAACGCCCGCCGGCACAGCCCCGCCGGGCGGCCCGTCGTGCTCGGTGCGTCGGTGAGCGGCGGTCGGGTGCACCTGCACGTCGTCGACCACGGCAGCGGCGTCGCACCGGAGAGCTGGGGGTCCATGTTCGCGCCGTTCCAGCGGCTCGACGACCGCACCGACGGTGCCGGCGTCGGGCTCGGCCTGGCGATCGTCAAGGGGTTCTGCGACGCGATGGGCGTGACCGTGACCCCGCGCACGACTGCCGGCGGCGGCCTCACCATGACCCTCGAGATCCCGCTCGCCCTCGAGACCCCGGTGCACCCATGA
- a CDS encoding response regulator translates to MTKILVVDDDPGLLRALSINLRARHFEVQTASDGASALRLAGSFVPDLVVLDLGLPDLDGVDVVAGLRGWTTVPIIVLSARDSQATKVDALDAGADDYMTKPFGMDELLARIRAGLRRAIPDPPAPVVRTASFTVDLAAKRVERDGVTIRLTPTEWHLLEILVRNVGKLVSQQQLLREVWGPHYEHETNYLRVYLAQLRRKLEPEPAHPRHLITEPGMGYRFEP, encoded by the coding sequence ATGACCAAGATCCTCGTCGTCGACGACGACCCCGGGCTGCTGCGCGCACTGTCGATCAACCTGCGCGCCCGGCACTTCGAGGTGCAGACGGCCTCCGACGGCGCGAGCGCGCTCCGGCTCGCCGGGAGCTTCGTGCCCGACCTCGTGGTGCTCGACCTCGGGCTGCCGGACCTCGACGGGGTCGACGTCGTCGCCGGGCTGCGCGGCTGGACGACCGTGCCGATCATCGTCCTCTCGGCCCGCGACAGCCAGGCGACCAAGGTCGATGCCCTCGACGCCGGCGCCGACGACTACATGACCAAGCCGTTCGGCATGGACGAGCTGCTCGCCCGGATCCGCGCGGGCCTGCGCCGCGCGATCCCGGACCCGCCGGCGCCCGTCGTCCGCACCGCGAGCTTCACGGTCGACCTCGCCGCCAAGCGGGTCGAGCGGGACGGGGTGACGATCCGGCTCACCCCCACCGAGTGGCATCTGCTCGAGATCCTCGTCCGCAACGTCGGCAAGCTCGTGAGCCAGCAGCAGCTGCTGCGGGAGGTCTGGGGACCGCACTACGAGCACGAGACCAACTACCTGCGCGTCTACCTCGCGCAGCTCCGCCGCAAGCTCGAGCCGGAACCGGCCCACCCGCGCCACCTGATCACCGAGCCGGGGATGGGGTACCGGTTCGAGCCGTGA